In the genome of Myroides phaeus, one region contains:
- the ruvC gene encoding crossover junction endodeoxyribonuclease RuvC, whose amino-acid sequence MTVDRIILGIDPGTTIMGFGLIRVVNKKMEFIQLNELLLSKYEDRYTRLKLIFERTIELIETHLPDEIAIEAPFLGKNPQSMLKLGRAQGVAMAAALSRNIPVTEYEPKKIKMAITGNGNASKEQVAKMLQQLLGLKELPKNLDSTDGLAAAVCHFYNSNKIVTGKSYSGWDAFIKQNQDRVKK is encoded by the coding sequence TTGACAGTAGATAGAATCATATTAGGTATTGACCCTGGAACCACGATTATGGGGTTTGGGTTGATTAGAGTGGTAAATAAGAAGATGGAGTTTATACAGTTGAATGAGTTGCTATTATCCAAATATGAGGATCGCTATACGCGTTTGAAGCTTATTTTTGAACGTACAATTGAATTAATAGAAACACATTTGCCAGATGAAATTGCTATTGAAGCACCCTTCTTAGGAAAAAACCCACAATCGATGTTGAAGTTAGGTAGAGCACAAGGTGTTGCAATGGCAGCTGCTTTGTCTCGCAATATTCCAGTTACAGAATACGAGCCTAAGAAAATCAAGATGGCTATTACTGGAAATGGTAACGCAAGTAAAGAGCAAGTGGCAAAAATGTTACAACAGTTGTTGGGTTTAAAAGAGTTGCCTAAAAATTTAGATAGTACAGATGGTCTTGCCGCTGCGGTTTGTCATTTCTATAATTCAAATAAGATTGTAACTGGAAAAAGTTATTCTGGATGGGATGCATTCATCAAACAAAATCAAGACCGAGTTAAAAAGTAA
- a CDS encoding dipeptidase, with amino-acid sequence MKDSKQFVQENKQRLLDELIELLKKPSISADSAFSQDVINTAEHVKKSLEEAGCDLVELCETPGYPIVYAEKIIDPALPTVLVYGHYDVQPADPIELWTSPPFEPVIKKTDIHPEGAIFARGACDDKGQMFMHVKAFEYMIANNALPCNVKFMIEGEEEVGSVSLSWFVKRNQEKLKNDVILISDTGMISNEQPSITTGLRGLSYVEVEVTGPNRDLHSGLYGGAVANPINVLTKMIASLHDENNHITVPGFYDKVEELSREERDEMAKRPFSLDDYKKKLDIEDVYGEAGYTTNERNSIRPTLDVNGIWGGYTGEGAKTVIASKAFAKISMRLVPNQEWEEITELFKKHFESIAPAGVRVEVKPHHGGQGYVTPIDSVGYKAAAKAYEHTFGVTPIPVRSGGSIPIVALFEEELGSKSIMMGFGLDTDAIHSPDEHFGVFNYLKGIETIPLFYKYYTEMVK; translated from the coding sequence ATGAAAGATTCAAAACAATTTGTTCAAGAAAACAAGCAACGTCTTTTAGATGAGCTAATTGAACTATTAAAAAAACCTTCTATCAGTGCTGACAGTGCCTTCTCACAGGATGTAATTAATACTGCAGAACACGTAAAAAAAAGTTTAGAAGAAGCAGGATGTGACCTTGTTGAATTATGTGAAACACCTGGTTACCCTATTGTTTATGCAGAAAAAATCATTGATCCTGCCTTACCAACGGTATTAGTTTACGGTCACTACGACGTACAACCGGCAGATCCAATCGAATTATGGACATCTCCTCCATTCGAACCAGTAATCAAAAAAACAGACATACACCCAGAAGGAGCTATCTTCGCTCGTGGAGCTTGTGATGACAAAGGTCAAATGTTTATGCACGTAAAAGCGTTTGAATATATGATCGCTAACAATGCTTTACCTTGTAACGTGAAATTCATGATTGAAGGAGAAGAAGAAGTTGGTTCTGTAAGTTTAAGCTGGTTTGTGAAAAGAAATCAAGAGAAACTTAAAAACGACGTTATCTTAATCTCTGATACTGGAATGATTTCTAACGAGCAACCTTCTATTACTACAGGTTTAAGAGGTTTAAGCTATGTAGAAGTAGAAGTAACTGGTCCTAATAGAGATCTTCACTCTGGTTTATATGGTGGTGCGGTTGCAAACCCAATCAACGTATTAACTAAGATGATTGCTTCATTACACGATGAAAACAACCATATCACAGTTCCTGGTTTCTATGACAAAGTAGAAGAACTTTCTCGCGAAGAAAGAGATGAAATGGCTAAACGTCCTTTCTCTTTAGATGACTACAAAAAGAAATTAGACATCGAGGATGTTTATGGTGAAGCAGGATATACTACAAACGAACGTAACTCTATCCGTCCTACTTTAGACGTAAACGGTATTTGGGGAGGTTATACTGGTGAAGGAGCTAAAACTGTTATCGCAAGTAAAGCATTCGCAAAAATATCAATGCGTTTAGTACCTAACCAAGAATGGGAAGAAATCACTGAATTGTTCAAAAAACACTTCGAGAGCATTGCTCCTGCTGGTGTACGTGTAGAGGTTAAACCTCACCACGGAGGACAAGGATATGTAACTCCTATCGACTCTGTTGGATATAAAGCTGCTGCTAAAGCTTATGAACACACTTTTGGTGTTACACCAATTCCAGTGCGTTCAGGAGGTTCTATTCCAATTGTAGCTTTGTTTGAAGAAGAATTAGGTTCTAAGTCTATTATGATGGGATTCGGATTAGATACAGATGCTATCCACTCTCCAGACGAGCACTTCGGAGTATTCAACTACTTAAAAGGTATTGAAACTATTCCTTTGTTCTACAAATATTACACTGAAATGGTAAAATAG
- a CDS encoding glycosyltransferase — protein MEKVFQNKRIVVIGQVWPESKSSAAGKRMLQLLACFNQWGMDIYFSSAAKKSNYSDDLSALGVTEFEIWLNDERTDEALKSLNPDIVMFDRFMIEEQFGWRVAEQFPSAMTVLDTEDLHFLRYARQELIKKAVGSLDDYLYSERTKRELASIMRCDLTLLISNYEEELLTQTFGISDKLLLTLPFLEDEITAEEKSNWKTFDNREGFVFIGNFIHEPNWQTVLRLKKEVWPLLRKRLPKVNMHIYGAYPSPKVLQLHNEKERFLVHGRAEDALEVISDARVMLAPITFGAGIKGKFVDAIQVGTPSITTSVGVESMKGELPWCGFICDEVEEMVEKAVLLYSDESVWKDKQNLGESILLTNYDKIQYGELFLKRLVDCYTNLEMHRRSNFLGQVFKHHSAQSSKFFGMWIEAKNKK, from the coding sequence ATGGAAAAGGTATTTCAAAATAAACGAATCGTTGTTATTGGTCAGGTTTGGCCTGAATCTAAATCATCTGCTGCAGGAAAGCGAATGTTGCAATTATTAGCTTGTTTTAACCAGTGGGGTATGGATATTTACTTTAGTAGTGCTGCTAAGAAGAGTAACTATAGTGATGATCTGTCTGCGTTGGGAGTTACAGAGTTTGAGATATGGTTGAATGATGAACGTACAGATGAAGCTTTGAAATCTTTGAATCCTGATATTGTTATGTTCGACCGGTTTATGATTGAAGAGCAGTTCGGTTGGCGTGTTGCAGAGCAATTTCCTTCTGCAATGACTGTGTTGGATACAGAAGACCTACATTTCTTGCGCTATGCGAGACAAGAGTTGATTAAGAAAGCGGTTGGAAGTTTAGATGATTATCTTTATTCAGAGCGTACAAAAAGGGAGTTAGCGAGTATAATGCGTTGTGATTTGACTTTGTTGATTTCTAACTATGAAGAGGAGTTGTTAACACAAACATTTGGCATAAGCGATAAATTATTATTGACGTTACCTTTTTTAGAAGATGAGATTACAGCAGAAGAAAAGTCGAATTGGAAAACTTTTGACAACAGAGAGGGCTTTGTTTTTATTGGTAATTTTATTCATGAACCCAATTGGCAGACGGTACTTCGGTTGAAGAAAGAAGTATGGCCTTTGTTGCGCAAGCGATTACCTAAGGTAAATATGCATATTTATGGAGCCTATCCTTCTCCCAAAGTATTACAATTACACAATGAAAAGGAGCGTTTTCTTGTTCACGGTAGAGCAGAAGATGCTTTGGAGGTAATTAGTGATGCAAGAGTTATGTTGGCTCCGATTACATTTGGAGCGGGAATAAAAGGGAAGTTTGTAGATGCTATTCAAGTGGGAACACCTTCTATTACCACTTCTGTAGGAGTGGAATCAATGAAAGGAGAATTGCCTTGGTGTGGTTTTATCTGTGATGAGGTTGAGGAAATGGTTGAAAAAGCTGTTTTATTGTATTCAGATGAGTCGGTGTGGAAGGACAAGCAGAATTTAGGTGAATCAATCTTACTAACGAATTACGACAAGATACAGTACGGTGAGCTGTTTTTAAAGCGATTAGTAGATTGCTATACGAATCTTGAGATGCATAGACGTAGTAATTTTTTAGGACAAGTATTTAAGCACCATAGTGCACAAAGTTCTAAGTTTTTTGGTATGTGGATAGAGGCAAAGAATAAAAAATAA
- a CDS encoding MmcQ/YjbR family DNA-binding protein codes for MDIGVIYDYCLHKKGVTEDFPFDEEVLTFKVGGKIFLLLNLKKWEEGEHSLNLKCNPDRAEELRGEYAEITPGYHMSKKHWNTIAVRGAVNWVFLKELIDHSYDLVFQGLTKKLKEEILK; via the coding sequence ATGGATATTGGAGTTATTTATGACTACTGTTTACACAAAAAAGGGGTAACAGAGGACTTTCCGTTTGATGAAGAAGTACTTACTTTTAAGGTAGGAGGTAAAATATTCTTATTGCTTAATCTTAAGAAGTGGGAGGAAGGAGAGCACAGTTTAAATCTTAAGTGTAATCCTGATCGTGCGGAAGAACTAAGAGGCGAATATGCTGAGATTACACCAGGTTACCATATGAGTAAGAAACATTGGAATACTATCGCAGTTAGAGGAGCGGTTAATTGGGTGTTTTTAAAAGAGTTGATAGACCATTCGTATGACTTGGTATTTCAGGGACTAACAAAGAAATTGAAAGAAGAGATTTTAAAGTAA
- a CDS encoding DMT family transporter gives MLSKPRLALLIGIVCISIFPVIVKLDLTPPLISAFYRMAIAAVFVVPYALFTKQMKLYDLKTMMLIVLCGFFFGADIGVWNFAIQGSTATQATLLTNLAPVWVGIGSYFFLSSKPSINFWIGTVFAITGMVVLVGVDVFMDLSFDLPFAFGILSGILYACYILFSKKVLEKVEIIPFMSYSLLVSSIFLGITNFAMGSEFSGFSSMGWLTLVVQGIVCQLIAWFLLSFATKHMRATRVSLSLLSQALLAAFLAWMFLNEEITMQMIYGGAIILFGIGITFVEKPIIGGKKEVSLK, from the coding sequence ATGTTATCAAAACCAAGATTAGCATTATTAATAGGAATCGTGTGTATTTCGATTTTTCCTGTTATCGTAAAATTAGACTTGACACCGCCTCTAATTTCAGCATTTTATCGAATGGCTATTGCAGCTGTATTTGTAGTGCCTTACGCCTTATTTACAAAGCAAATGAAGCTGTACGATTTAAAAACGATGATGCTAATTGTGTTATGTGGTTTTTTCTTTGGTGCAGATATAGGCGTTTGGAACTTTGCTATTCAAGGGTCAACAGCTACTCAAGCTACTTTGCTAACTAATCTTGCACCCGTTTGGGTAGGAATAGGGAGTTATTTCTTCTTGAGTTCAAAACCAAGTATCAATTTTTGGATAGGAACCGTATTCGCTATCACAGGAATGGTTGTTTTAGTTGGTGTAGATGTGTTTATGGATTTGTCTTTTGACTTGCCATTTGCCTTTGGAATTTTGTCAGGTATCTTATATGCGTGTTATATTTTATTCAGTAAAAAGGTTTTAGAAAAAGTAGAGATTATACCATTTATGTCATACAGTTTATTGGTTTCTTCAATCTTTTTAGGAATCACAAACTTTGCAATGGGGTCAGAGTTTTCTGGGTTCAGTAGTATGGGATGGTTAACATTAGTTGTGCAAGGAATTGTATGTCAGTTAATCGCTTGGTTCCTGTTAAGCTTTGCAACAAAGCATATGCGAGCAACGAGAGTTTCACTAAGTTTATTGAGTCAAGCTTTATTAGCAGCCTTTTTAGCTTGGATGTTCTTAAATGAAGAGATTACAATGCAGATGATTTATGGAGGAGCAATTATTCTATTTGGAATTGGGATAACATTTGTTGAAAAGCCAATTATTGGAGGAAAAAAAGAAGTGAGTTTGAAATAG
- a CDS encoding glycoside hydrolase family 25 protein translates to MERTSTKKNTSNPRETLKRLNKQPRKATTSSKKKKAKSSSSNWAGIKWIIIINVLLGGGIWLGIHFQDGFKYFFSQDRKNAPEKSLFDFRTAEVLARHDSKMIGFDVSHYQGVIDWGRVDSVASKSALEFVFVRATMGVDGVDRAYKLNWKGAGANHFIRGAYHYYRPDENSVEQANNFIKTVKLAPGDLPPVLDIEDLPKKQSVESLRLGLKRWIELVEEHYKVKPILYSGEHYYTNHLKQWFPDHILWIANYNFFVEEIKPEWHFWQFTEKGIVNGIEGKVDLNIYNGNKTEMRKLLLK, encoded by the coding sequence ATGGAACGAACATCAACTAAAAAAAATACATCTAACCCTCGTGAAACCTTAAAACGGTTAAATAAACAACCGAGAAAGGCAACAACATCGAGTAAAAAGAAGAAAGCAAAGAGTTCTTCTTCAAATTGGGCAGGGATTAAATGGATAATCATAATCAATGTTTTATTGGGTGGTGGGATATGGTTAGGTATTCACTTTCAAGATGGATTTAAGTACTTTTTTAGTCAAGATAGAAAGAATGCTCCTGAGAAGTCATTATTTGATTTTAGAACGGCTGAGGTGTTAGCACGACACGATAGTAAAATGATTGGATTTGACGTGTCACATTATCAAGGAGTCATTGATTGGGGGAGAGTAGATTCTGTTGCAAGTAAGTCTGCTTTGGAGTTTGTATTTGTACGTGCAACTATGGGCGTTGATGGCGTTGATAGGGCTTATAAGTTAAACTGGAAAGGGGCAGGAGCAAATCATTTTATCAGAGGCGCATATCACTACTATCGACCAGATGAGAATTCAGTTGAGCAAGCGAATAATTTTATAAAAACAGTAAAATTAGCACCTGGAGATTTACCTCCAGTTTTAGATATTGAAGATTTGCCTAAAAAGCAATCAGTAGAAAGTCTTCGTTTAGGATTAAAACGATGGATTGAATTGGTGGAAGAGCACTACAAGGTTAAGCCAATTTTATATTCAGGAGAACATTATTATACGAATCATTTGAAGCAATGGTTTCCGGATCATATATTGTGGATTGCAAACTATAATTTCTTTGTAGAAGAAATAAAGCCTGAATGGCACTTTTGGCAGTTTACAGAAAAAGGAATTGTTAATGGTATTGAGGGAAAAGTAGATTTGAATATCTATAACGGTAATAAAACAGAAATGCGAAAACTACTATTAAAGTAG
- a CDS encoding MepB family protein has translation MLEQFIPLLNNFSELQTASFVTNYCLFPESNEYNACSFSINNYKIIYREAKVTPKKTGLFVAIWKRNEHGITEPYHIADDFDFMIISCVENNNKGYFIFPKDVLATLNIISSANKEGKRGMRVYPTWDIPTNKQAINTQKKHKDFFTIL, from the coding sequence ATGTTGGAACAATTTATTCCTTTATTAAATAATTTTTCAGAATTACAAACAGCTTCTTTTGTAACCAATTATTGTTTATTCCCTGAAAGTAATGAGTATAATGCTTGTTCTTTTTCAATCAATAACTACAAGATAATTTACCGAGAAGCTAAGGTTACACCCAAGAAAACAGGACTTTTTGTAGCTATCTGGAAAAGGAATGAACACGGGATTACAGAACCTTATCACATTGCTGACGACTTTGATTTTATGATTATCTCTTGTGTTGAAAACAACAACAAAGGTTATTTTATCTTCCCAAAAGATGTATTGGCCACCTTAAACATTATTTCTTCAGCCAATAAGGAAGGTAAAAGAGGTATGCGCGTATACCCAACTTGGGATATTCCGACCAATAAACAAGCGATTAACACACAGAAAAAACATAAAGACTTTTTTACAATTCTATAA
- the hemW gene encoding radical SAM family heme chaperone HemW gives MAGIYIHIPFCKQACHYCDFHFSTSLKKKEEMLQSLKQELVLRKEELHNEVVETIYFGGGTPSILEVDEINDLIQAVYNLFPVSDNPEITLEANPDDLDYTTIHKLAESKVNRLSIGIQSFGEEDLKMMNRAHNSSEAISCLEEAVKHFDNISIDLIYGIPNMSNERWLANVQRILDLGIPHISCYALTVEERTALNKLIKKGVIPSPKEEVAHNHFMLLIETLRKNGYIHYELSNFAKPGYYSKNNSAYWLGKKYLGIGPSAHSFDGVHRSWNIANNPLYIKDIQSGKLPLEIEELSLSDRYNEYIMTGLRTIWGVDVNRVHRDFGQDFYDYLIQESTHFVADGLMRREGDVLTITDKGKFLSDGIASDLFWLDLK, from the coding sequence ATGGCAGGTATATATATTCACATTCCCTTTTGCAAGCAAGCTTGTCACTATTGTGACTTTCACTTTTCTACTTCCTTAAAGAAGAAAGAAGAGATGTTGCAAAGTTTGAAACAGGAGTTAGTACTTCGAAAAGAGGAATTGCACAATGAGGTGGTAGAAACCATTTACTTTGGAGGAGGAACCCCAAGTATTTTGGAGGTAGATGAAATAAACGATTTGATACAAGCAGTTTATAACTTGTTTCCCGTTTCAGATAATCCCGAAATAACATTAGAGGCAAATCCTGACGATTTAGACTATACTACAATTCACAAGTTGGCAGAGTCTAAAGTAAATCGCTTAAGCATCGGTATTCAGTCTTTTGGAGAAGAAGACCTGAAAATGATGAATCGTGCACACAATTCTTCAGAGGCTATAAGCTGTTTAGAAGAAGCAGTTAAGCATTTTGACAATATTTCAATTGATCTTATTTATGGTATTCCTAATATGAGCAATGAACGTTGGTTAGCTAATGTTCAGCGTATTCTTGATTTGGGAATTCCACATATTTCTTGTTATGCGTTAACAGTTGAGGAACGTACAGCATTGAATAAATTAATCAAAAAAGGTGTAATTCCAAGTCCGAAAGAAGAAGTAGCACATAATCACTTTATGTTGCTAATTGAGACGTTGCGCAAGAATGGCTATATTCATTATGAACTATCCAATTTTGCTAAGCCAGGGTATTATTCAAAGAATAACTCTGCTTATTGGTTAGGTAAAAAGTATTTAGGGATAGGACCGTCTGCTCATAGTTTTGACGGCGTACACCGCAGTTGGAATATCGCTAACAATCCGTTGTACATAAAAGATATTCAATCAGGAAAACTTCCTTTAGAAATAGAAGAGTTGTCTCTTTCTGATCGCTATAATGAGTATATTATGACTGGATTACGCACGATATGGGGTGTTGATGTTAACCGCGTACACCGTGATTTTGGTCAAGATTTCTATGATTACCTAATACAAGAATCAACTCATTTTGTTGCAGATGGCCTAATGCGTCGCGAGGGAGATGTGCTGACGATTACTGATAAAGGAAAATTCTTAAGTGACGGTATTGCATCTGATTTATTTTGGTTAGATTTGAAATAA
- a CDS encoding energy transducer TonB — MITKKNNPYKNAFSIIATTLFLTAGINTVQAQEVKETPPIAQEYSNQIYVAVEKTAEYPGGMNAFMNHFITRFIVPDGLTHSTISTIVQFVVEADGSIYDASVVRDPGHGIGQQVIQILKTMPKWSPAELKGRKVRSQYTLPIKFQVEIDKEN; from the coding sequence ATGATTACAAAGAAAAACAACCCATATAAAAATGCTTTTTCTATTATTGCGACTACACTTTTTCTAACAGCAGGTATTAATACAGTACAAGCACAAGAAGTAAAAGAAACACCTCCTATAGCACAAGAGTATAGCAATCAAATATATGTAGCAGTAGAAAAAACCGCAGAATATCCTGGAGGTATGAATGCATTTATGAATCACTTCATAACTCGATTTATTGTTCCAGACGGACTGACACATTCAACTATATCGACTATCGTACAATTCGTTGTAGAAGCAGATGGTTCTATTTATGATGCAAGTGTTGTCAGAGATCCAGGTCATGGAATTGGACAACAAGTAATCCAAATTTTAAAAACAATGCCTAAATGGTCTCCTGCTGAGCTAAAGGGTAGAAAAGTTAGATCGCAATACACATTACCAATTAAATTTCAAGTAGAAATTGACAAAGAAAACTAA
- a CDS encoding cyclase family protein: MIASITLSDCVYQIDLSKPIDISIPLVNTESNPIAWYLDKPDISPVEMGDWIGKVSEGNSSTNFNNITFNPHAHGTHTECLGHITKAFYSVNDSLKEFFFLGQLVTIEPELQANGDFVITLEQVKKVWFEQGQKAIVFRTFPNLKEKKSAKYSHTNPPYLSWEVCVFLRAKGVEHLLIDLPSVDKEKDEGKLLAHKAFWNVTNVSQLNDDARLNATITEMIYVANEVEDGFYFLNLQIASFVNDASPSKPVLYQLIK; encoded by the coding sequence GTGATAGCAAGTATAACCTTATCCGATTGTGTGTATCAAATTGACTTATCAAAGCCAATAGATATATCTATTCCTCTTGTTAATACAGAAAGCAATCCAATTGCGTGGTATTTAGATAAACCTGATATTTCTCCAGTTGAAATGGGAGATTGGATCGGAAAGGTGAGCGAGGGTAATTCGTCTACTAACTTTAATAATATTACTTTTAATCCTCACGCACACGGTACGCATACAGAATGTTTAGGACATATTACTAAAGCTTTTTACAGTGTAAACGACAGTTTAAAGGAGTTTTTCTTTTTGGGACAGTTGGTTACAATTGAGCCTGAATTACAAGCAAACGGCGACTTTGTAATTACGTTAGAGCAAGTAAAAAAAGTGTGGTTTGAACAAGGTCAGAAAGCAATTGTTTTTAGAACATTCCCCAATTTAAAAGAAAAAAAATCAGCGAAATATTCACATACGAATCCGCCTTACTTATCGTGGGAAGTATGTGTTTTTTTAAGAGCGAAAGGTGTTGAACATTTATTAATTGATTTGCCAAGTGTGGACAAGGAAAAGGATGAAGGAAAATTACTTGCACACAAAGCATTTTGGAATGTAACGAATGTAAGTCAATTAAATGATGATGCTCGTTTAAATGCAACTATTACAGAGATGATTTATGTAGCTAATGAGGTAGAAGATGGCTTTTACTTTTTGAACCTGCAAATAGCTTCTTTTGTCAATGATGCCTCACCAAGTAAGCCTGTTTTATACCAACTAATCAAGTAA
- a CDS encoding tRNA-(ms[2]io[6]A)-hydroxylase, translated as MLGLKLLTDPRWANIAEGNLEEILTDHCWCEQKAASNAITIIAYNSEHEDLVTAMTDIAIEEMEHFKMVHDIIKKRGYTLGRERKDDYVNKLSKFCKKDGSRNDAFIDRLLFAAMIEARSCERFRTLSQNIEDQELAKFYYDLMVSEANHYTTFLKFAKKYTEKVDVDKRWKEWLDFEGELIQSYGNSEQIHG; from the coding sequence ATGCTTGGATTAAAATTATTAACGGACCCTCGTTGGGCTAATATTGCAGAAGGTAATTTAGAAGAAATTTTAACAGACCACTGCTGGTGTGAACAAAAAGCTGCAAGCAATGCAATTACGATTATTGCTTATAATTCAGAACATGAGGATTTAGTAACCGCTATGACTGATATTGCTATTGAAGAAATGGAACATTTCAAAATGGTACACGATATCATTAAAAAACGTGGTTATACTTTAGGTCGAGAACGCAAAGATGACTATGTCAACAAACTAAGTAAGTTCTGTAAAAAAGATGGTAGTCGCAATGACGCTTTTATAGACAGATTATTATTTGCTGCGATGATTGAAGCGAGAAGTTGTGAACGTTTTAGAACATTATCTCAGAACATCGAAGACCAAGAGTTAGCAAAGTTTTACTACGACTTAATGGTATCTGAAGCAAATCATTACACTACTTTCCTGAAGTTTGCGAAAAAATATACTGAAAAAGTTGATGTTGATAAACGTTGGAAAGAATGGTTAGACTTTGAAGGAGAACTTATTCAAAGCTACGGAAACAGTGAACAAATACACGGGTAA
- a CDS encoding DUF456 domain-containing protein, protein MEYLLLIVALVLLAGGVVGSVLPALPGLPLSWFGILCLYLTTGVEINHYILWITCVITIAISILDYVIPAQGTKRFGGSYYGIWGTNIGLVVGLIAPIPFGFIIGPFVGALLGELLFDYKNINRALKAASGSFLGFLVSTFMKIVVSIVFVALGISIIWKNASIWF, encoded by the coding sequence ATGGAATATTTACTATTAATCGTTGCACTTGTTTTATTAGCAGGCGGAGTGGTCGGAAGTGTGCTTCCTGCCCTACCTGGATTACCCCTAAGTTGGTTTGGAATACTGTGTTTATATCTAACAACAGGTGTTGAAATAAATCACTATATCTTGTGGATTACTTGTGTTATTACCATCGCAATTTCAATTTTAGACTACGTTATTCCTGCACAGGGGACAAAGCGTTTTGGTGGCTCATACTACGGAATATGGGGCACTAACATCGGTTTGGTTGTTGGTTTAATTGCTCCAATTCCTTTTGGTTTTATAATCGGACCTTTTGTTGGGGCACTTTTAGGCGAGTTATTATTTGACTATAAAAATATCAACCGAGCACTGAAAGCTGCTTCTGGTTCTTTCCTTGGTTTTTTAGTATCAACTTTTATGAAAATAGTTGTTTCTATTGTATTTGTAGCCCTTGGAATTAGCATAATTTGGAAGAATGCCAGTATATGGTTCTAA
- a CDS encoding mechanosensitive ion channel family protein — protein MNLRTILSTLLEYELYASKSLTITIGTILFIVFTLMITKYGLRFLKKTFINMATPDVAARLSSVFNFVNYFIYVIMFFFILNAIGINISMFLTTSAALFVGLGLALQSIFRDLIAGIYILLDKTLNVGDVIETGGHVARVKTISLRCTVVETRNRKDLVIPNRKLIDDVVYNWTHEDPVIRARIDVGAYIGTDVELVKAVLLTTVENNVDVLKHPQPIVFIDEFGESSVRFILYYFIDNAFDNDRIASEIRFEIDKKFKLNNIQLPVPVLRLDNTVSSL, from the coding sequence ATGAATTTAAGAACAATACTTTCTACACTTTTAGAATACGAATTATACGCAAGTAAATCGCTTACAATAACAATTGGAACAATCTTGTTTATTGTATTCACTTTAATGATTACTAAGTATGGATTACGCTTTTTGAAGAAGACGTTTATCAATATGGCTACACCAGATGTAGCTGCACGCTTAAGTAGTGTGTTTAACTTTGTAAATTACTTTATTTACGTCATTATGTTTTTCTTTATCTTAAATGCGATAGGGATCAATATTAGTATGTTTTTGACTACTTCTGCTGCTTTATTTGTTGGTTTAGGTTTAGCGCTTCAATCGATTTTTAGAGACTTAATAGCTGGTATTTATATTTTGTTAGATAAAACGCTAAACGTTGGTGATGTGATTGAAACAGGAGGACACGTTGCAAGAGTTAAGACAATCAGCTTGCGTTGTACCGTTGTAGAGACACGTAATAGAAAGGATTTAGTTATACCAAATAGAAAGTTAATAGATGATGTAGTTTATAACTGGACACACGAAGATCCGGTTATCCGTGCACGAATTGATGTTGGGGCATATATTGGTACTGATGTAGAATTGGTAAAGGCAGTTTTGTTAACTACTGTTGAAAACAATGTTGATGTGTTGAAACATCCACAACCAATTGTTTTTATTGATGAGTTTGGCGAGTCGTCAGTTCGTTTTATTTTATACTACTTTATAGATAATGCTTTTGATAACGATCGTATAGCAAGTGAAATTCGCTTTGAAATAGACAAGAAGTTTAAACTAAATAATATTCAGTTACCAGTACCTGTTTTACGCTTGGATAATACAGTAAGTAGTTTGTAA